Proteins from a genomic interval of Ralstonia wenshanensis:
- a CDS encoding slipin family protein, with protein MLYGFFSAGGLIFLAVLLVISSFRVLREYERGVVFLLGRFWRVKGPGLVLIVPAIQQMVRVDLRTVVMDVPPQDVISHDNVSVKVNAVVYFRVVDPERAIIQVANYLEATSQLAQTTLRAILGKHELDEMLAEREKLNLDIQKVLDIQTDPWGIKIANVEIKHVDLNESMIRAIARQAEAERERRAKVIHAEGELQASEKLLEAARMLAQQPEAIQLRYLQTLTQIAGDKSSTIVFPLPMEVLGAAKKAAGG; from the coding sequence ATGCTTTATGGCTTCTTCAGCGCGGGCGGCCTGATCTTCCTGGCCGTGCTGCTGGTCATCTCGTCGTTCCGGGTGCTGCGCGAATACGAGCGCGGCGTGGTGTTCCTGCTCGGCCGCTTCTGGCGCGTGAAGGGGCCGGGGCTGGTGCTCATCGTGCCGGCCATCCAGCAGATGGTGCGCGTGGACTTGCGCACGGTGGTGATGGACGTGCCGCCGCAAGATGTGATCTCGCACGACAACGTGTCGGTCAAGGTCAACGCGGTGGTGTATTTCCGTGTGGTCGACCCCGAGCGCGCCATCATCCAGGTGGCCAACTATCTGGAAGCGACAAGCCAGCTCGCGCAGACGACACTGCGCGCCATCCTGGGCAAGCACGAGCTGGACGAGATGCTGGCCGAGCGCGAAAAGCTCAATCTCGATATCCAGAAGGTCCTCGACATCCAGACCGACCCGTGGGGCATCAAGATCGCGAACGTGGAGATCAAGCACGTCGACCTGAACGAATCGATGATCCGCGCCATCGCCCGCCAGGCCGAGGCCGAACGCGAACGCCGCGCCAAGGTCATCCACGCGGAAGGCGAGTTGCAGGCATCGGAAAAGCTGCTCGAAGCCGCACGGATGCTGGCCCAGCAGCCCGAGGCAATCCAGTTGCGCTACCTGCAGACGCTCACGCAGATCGCCGGCGACAAAAGCTCGACGATTGTCTTTCCGCTGCCGATGGAAGTGCTGGGCGCAGCGAAGAAAGCGGCGGGCGGCTGA
- a CDS encoding NfeD family protein — protein sequence MRPSLRMRHWMVWLPAVIAAVWTSLAAAAAPVVVLPVTGAIGPASAAYVIRGLQRARDQGAQLVVLQMDTPGGLDASMRQIIQAILASPVPVAGYVAPGGARAASAGTYILYACHVAAMAPATNLGAASPVAIGMGGHAPSPGEGAKPASAPAATSSNEDTLARKQMHDAAAYIRGLAQLRGRNAEWAERAVREAVSLDAPEAASQHVIDLVAASLPDLLKQVDGRAVRTSAGVVTLRTAEATTVTLEPDWRNHFLGVITDPSLALLLLTVGVYALIFEFSTPGMVVPGILGAVCIVVALYGLQMLPINYAGLALIALGLGCMVAEAFLPTFGALGVGGIVAFVLGAVMLIDTQTPGFGVPLPLIIGLAFVSLTVVLALSNLAVRARRRPIVTGGDTLIGMTGEVVDVDTPDADADGDGWARIHGERWRVRCDGGIARGDQVRVIARHGLTLMVEPVAPVAASS from the coding sequence ATGCGACCGTCGTTGCGGATGCGGCATTGGATGGTATGGTTGCCGGCGGTCATCGCCGCGGTGTGGACCAGCCTTGCCGCGGCAGCCGCGCCAGTCGTGGTGTTGCCGGTCACGGGCGCCATCGGGCCGGCCAGCGCAGCCTACGTGATCCGCGGCCTGCAGCGGGCGCGCGATCAAGGAGCGCAGCTCGTTGTGCTGCAAATGGATACGCCCGGCGGCCTCGATGCGTCGATGCGCCAGATCATTCAAGCCATCCTTGCGTCGCCCGTGCCGGTTGCAGGCTACGTGGCCCCCGGCGGCGCGCGGGCAGCGAGCGCGGGCACCTACATCCTCTACGCCTGCCACGTTGCCGCGATGGCGCCGGCCACGAATCTGGGTGCAGCTTCTCCCGTGGCGATCGGCATGGGCGGCCACGCCCCCAGCCCCGGCGAAGGCGCCAAGCCGGCCAGCGCGCCAGCCGCCACGTCCAGCAATGAAGACACCCTGGCCCGCAAGCAGATGCACGACGCCGCGGCGTACATTCGCGGCCTGGCCCAGCTGCGCGGTCGCAATGCTGAGTGGGCCGAGCGCGCCGTTCGCGAAGCGGTCAGCCTCGACGCACCCGAGGCCGCCAGCCAGCACGTGATTGACCTTGTTGCGGCAAGCCTGCCTGATCTGCTCAAGCAAGTCGACGGCCGTGCGGTGCGCACGTCCGCCGGCGTGGTCACGCTGCGTACAGCCGAGGCCACGACCGTCACGCTGGAGCCCGACTGGCGCAACCACTTCCTCGGCGTCATTACCGACCCAAGCCTGGCGCTGTTGCTGCTGACGGTGGGCGTGTATGCACTGATCTTCGAGTTCTCGACGCCGGGCATGGTCGTGCCAGGCATCCTCGGCGCGGTGTGCATCGTGGTGGCGCTTTACGGGCTGCAGATGCTGCCGATCAACTACGCGGGGCTTGCCCTCATCGCACTTGGCCTGGGTTGTATGGTGGCTGAAGCATTCCTGCCGACGTTCGGCGCGCTCGGCGTGGGCGGCATCGTTGCGTTCGTGCTGGGCGCGGTGATGCTGATCGATACGCAAACGCCTGGCTTTGGCGTGCCGCTTCCGCTCATCATCGGACTGGCCTTCGTGAGCCTGACTGTAGTTCTAGCGCTCTCCAACCTGGCGGTGCGTGCGCGACGGCGGCCGATCGTGACGGGCGGCGATACGCTCATCGGCATGACAGGCGAAGTGGTGGACGTCGATACACCGGACGCCGATGCCGACGGCGATGGCTGGGCGCGCATCCATGGCGAGCGCTGGCGCGTGCGCTGTGACGGCGGCATCGCGCGTGGCGATCAGGTGCGTGTAATCGCCCGGCATGGGCTGACACTGATGGTCGAACCCGTCGCCCCCGTCGCCGCGTCTTCATAA